TTCCTCAGAAAACCTAGGAAGTTGAACCAGTGAGTTTACTCGGGTAACACCCTCTAGACCTGACCAGTTTTGATCTTCAGCTGATGATGTTCCGTCTTCAGCAACAACACCTACTCCTCGTCCTCCGCTGGTCTCATCTTCTGAGGATCTCACAGTGTTGTTCCTTTGCAGAGATGGCTCAGACTTTTGACCTTCATCTGACTCAGCTGGGTTACCCGAAGGATTGCCCTGGATGGTTGCAGAAGAAAAGCACTGCTCATCGCACTCGAATTCTGAGTCCATTTTGCCATCCAAAAATAGACACACAACAGCACAATCATCCATTTTTGAAGTAGGATATTTAAGTCTCCACTCTCTAGCAGCAGAATCAACCAGAACTCTTGCTGCTGCTGATCGAGTTGGTGCTGAAGATACTATCTTAACCACCTCTTCATTGCTCAAAACATCCCACACCTGCACTTGTCACTCCAAGCATCAAGAGAAGGTTAGTTTTCAGTGCTAACATTAAACTTCTGGAAAGGTGGATTGAAGCGTCAAGTTAATTAGCGTAAAACTAAACAGAAATTCTAAGTGCATGCTTGGAAATTCTGTTATAATTGATTAtaaagtcagaatcaattctaaggAGAAGCTTTTATGCGTAACTTTTTTCGTGCTGGAATTGATTGTGAGAAACAAttagttgatccaaacatgctaggACAAATAAAAAATAGGTACAAGATTGAAAATTCTTACCCCATCAGAGGCAAGAACAATGAACTGATCTCTGTCCGTGAGCAGCCGATGAGAAAACTCAGGTATAGATATCACACCATACTCCTTCAAGCAAAAATCTCCAAATGCTCTAGCCATGGCTAATCCAGGTGCATCATCAAAAGGTAACCACACCCTTGGAACTTCTGGCTCATCTTGCATTGCAAATACCCTGCCCTTGCACCGTTTAATTCTTTCTGCTTCTCCTATAAGAATATACATCCAAATTTAAATAAGTTAACATCaagtgaaaaacaaaaattcaacACAGAAAATATGAATGATGGTGGCAGATGACACACTTGGCAAATCAGGCTTCAAATCAACAGTAAGCTGAATTGCCACCATCAAGTCATTGCTGTCCTTGGTTCCCATGACTGCTCGCGAATCTCCAATACTCCCCATGAACAAACTTGAACCCTGGAAAGTgaagaaagtaagaaatgtgTAGAAGAAAGCAAAAGAGGATAGATAGATGCTTCTCTTTGAGTTACCTGCTTCACTATAGTTACAGATGTGCTCCCACTACAAAAGCAATCCAAATTTGGATGAGACTTCAGCTCTTTGTCCATAGCCTTATATGCCTTCATGAAAGCTTCTCTCCACATAGCACTCAGTGTATCCTCACCACAGAAATCCTTCTCAGATTCTTCAGTTTCAGGCTTTATTTCCCCCTTAATAGAAGCTTTACCTGAAGCATTCCCCCTTGACTCATAGGAATTTAAATATGAAAGCAGTTTTACTGGCAATGCATCCCGGACTTTGTGCGCGACAAGGTGACCTTGTGGACCATGGCCATCAAAGACACCACAAAAGGTCACATCTTCTGACATGAAGTCCTACAGTAAATGATTACATTTGAGATGCTTATATACAATTGAAACTAACTCGATTAACTGTTACAAAGGAAGCAGACAGTTATGAAACTAACTCACTAACTCTTAACA
This portion of the Lotus japonicus ecotype B-129 chromosome 3, LjGifu_v1.2 genome encodes:
- the LOC130746767 gene encoding probable protein phosphatase 2C 52 isoform X1 yields the protein MGCCVSTSSRSACSSRSDGEAASPSCLEIGFCGQKSARRTSSDLVGSLNKLSSLPNRIFANGKSRSSCIFTQQGRKGVNQDAMIVWEDFMSEDVTFCGVFDGHGPQGHLVAHKVRDALPVKLLSYLNSYESRGNASGKASIKGEIKPETEESEKDFCGEDTLSAMWREAFMKAYKAMDKELKSHPNLDCFCSGSTSVTIVKQGSSLFMGSIGDSRAVMGTKDSNDLMVAIQLTVDLKPDLPREAERIKRCKGRVFAMQDEPEVPRVWLPFDDAPGLAMARAFGDFCLKEYGVISIPEFSHRLLTDRDQFIVLASDGVWDVLSNEEVVKIVSSAPTRSAAARVLVDSAAREWRLKYPTSKMDDCAVVCLFLDGKMDSEFECDEQCFSSATIQGNPSGNPAESDEGQKSEPSLQRNNTVRSSEDETSGGRGVGVVAEDGTSSAEDQNWSGLEGVTRVNSLVQLPRFSEERPNS
- the LOC130746767 gene encoding probable protein phosphatase 2C 52 isoform X2 → MIVWEDFMSEDVTFCGVFDGHGPQGHLVAHKVRDALPVKLLSYLNSYESRGNASGKASIKGEIKPETEESEKDFCGEDTLSAMWREAFMKAYKAMDKELKSHPNLDCFCSGSTSVTIVKQGSSLFMGSIGDSRAVMGTKDSNDLMVAIQLTVDLKPDLPREAERIKRCKGRVFAMQDEPEVPRVWLPFDDAPGLAMARAFGDFCLKEYGVISIPEFSHRLLTDRDQFIVLASDGVWDVLSNEEVVKIVSSAPTRSAAARVLVDSAAREWRLKYPTSKMDDCAVVCLFLDGKMDSEFECDEQCFSSATIQGNPSGNPAESDEGQKSEPSLQRNNTVRSSEDETSGGRGVGVVAEDGTSSAEDQNWSGLEGVTRVNSLVQLPRFSEERPNS